One segment of Lachancea thermotolerans CBS 6340 chromosome E complete sequence DNA contains the following:
- the HEK2 gene encoding Hek2p (similar to uniprot|P38199 Saccharomyces cerevisiae YBL032W) — MAEVEHQDTVNHRVLVSLKEAARIIGAQGMTIQKIRESSKVKIGISPHERGCSDRILSCSGSAQGVANAIGDVVEVLNQDDSEPETHSYKPLNFILPAPSATEIQDPESVKRIGNLRLIVSNSQVSSIIGTQGSRIKSLIEKHGVKVVASKNFLPDSQDRVVEIQGFPGAIASCLVDISEILAAEPKPSHEKQYYPHTKSQEEGSVTKDVAIPVEYVGALLGRGGNRVSSLRKYTKTKVIVSDEPDEENNRVFTITGNNQNSVKLAETMLLKNLETEKQRREDKV, encoded by the coding sequence ATGGCAGAAGTCGAGCATCAGGATACCGTCAACCACCGGGTGCTGGTGTCCCTCAAAGAGGCCGCGCGCATCATTGGCGCGCAAGGCATGACCATCCAGAAAATCCGGGAGTCGAGCAAAGTGAAAATAGGCATTTCGCCTCACGAAAGGGGATGCTCAGACCGCATCTTGAGCTGCTCGGGCTCAGCGCAGGGCGTAGCAAACGCGATTGGCGACGTGGTAGAGGTGTTGAACCAGGACGACAGCGAGCCCGAGACGCACTCGTACAAGCCGCTGAATTTCATTCTCCCCGCGCCCTCGGCAACCGAGATCCAGGACCCTGAGTCCGTCAAGCGCATTGGGAACTTGCGTCTGATTGTATCCAACTCGCAAGTGTCGTCTATTATCGGCACCCAAGGCAGCCGCATCAAGTCGCTGATCGAAAAGCACGGTGTCAAGGTCGTGGCctccaagaactttcttcCGGACTCCCAGGACCGCGTCGTGGAGATCCAAGGCTTCCCCGGAGCCATCGCGTCGTGTCTCGTGGACATCAGCGAGATTCTGGCGGCGGAGCCCAAGCCCTCGCACGAAAAGCAGTACTACCCGCACACCAAGAGCCAGGAAGAAGGCTCCGTTACGAAGGACGTCGCTATCCCTGTCGAGTACGTCGGCGCCCTGCTCGGCCGCGGCGGAAACCGTGTTTCTAGCTTGCGGAAGTATACCAAGACCAAGGTCATTGTCAGCGATGAGCCTGACGAAGAGAACAATCGCGTGTTTACTATCACCGGTAACAACCAGAACAGCGTAAAGTTGGCCGAGACGatgctgctcaagaacCTGGAGACCGAGAAGCAGAGACGCGAAGACAAAGTTTGA
- the RIB1 gene encoding GTP cyclohydrolase II (similar to uniprot|P38066 Saccharomyces cerevisiae YBL033C RIB1 GTP cyclohydrolase II catalyzes the first step of the riboflavin biosynthesis pathway) produces the protein MDTQGSLPIVQCVARARIPTTTGPDIFLHLYANDRDNKEHLAIVFGEDIRSRSLFKRRKNETQQERMVRGAYVGKLFPGRTVADVDENLGLELQFDNDGELRVEEKTTWAKKDTLVRIHSECYTGETAWSARCDCGEQFDRAGKLIALDREGDIVGGSGRGVIVYLRQEGRGIGLGEKLKAYNLQDLGADTVQANLMLQHPADGRDFSLGRAILIDLGIERVRLLTNNPDKVSQVEHPPQLHCVERVPMIPLSWTSDEDGIHSSEIEGYLRTKIERMGHLLQKPLKLHTMENVPASSTTITTHTII, from the coding sequence ATGGACACTCAAGGAAGTTTACCGATAGTACAGTGCGTGGCAAGAGCCAGAATTCCTACTACGACTGGGCCAGACATCTTTCTACACTTGTATGCCAACGATAGAGACAACAAGGAACACTTGGCGATTGTCTTTGGCGAGGATATACGCTCCCGGAGCCTGTTCAAGCGCAGGAAGAATGAAACACAGCAGGAGCGCATGGTACGGGGCGCGTATGTCGGAAAGTTGTTTCCCGGCAGAACGGTCGCTGACGTGGACGAGAACCTGGGCCTGGAACTACAGTTCGACAACGACGGAGAGCTGAGGGTCGAGGAGAAGACGACGTGGGCCAAGAAAGATACGCTGGTGCGGATCCACTCCGAGTGCTACACGGGTGAGACCGCGTGGAGCGCGCGGTGTGACTGCGGAGAACAGTTCGACCGCGCAGGCAAGCTGATCGCCTTGGACCGCGAGGGCGACATAGTTGGCGGCTCGGGCCGCGGAGTCATAGTTTATCTGAGGCAGGAGGGTCGCGGCATCGGCCTCGGCGAGAAACTGAAGGCCTACAACCTGCAGGACCTGGGTGCCGACACCGTGCAGGCCAATCTGATGTTGCAGCACCCGGCGGACGGACGCGACTTCTCGCTCGGCCGCGCCATACTGATAGACCTGGGGATCGAGCGGGTGCGGCTGCTCACCAACAATCCCGACAAAGTATCGCAGGTGGAACATCCGCCACAGCTGCATTGTGTGGAGCGCGTACCTATGATTCCGCTATCCTGGACCAGTGACGAAGACGGCATTCATTCCTCGGAAATCGAAGGGTATCTGCGGACCAAAATTGAGCGCATGGGGCATTTGCTCCAGAAGCCTCTCAAACTGCACACCATGGAAAACGTTCCGGCGAGCTCTACTACAATAACCACACATACGATAATCTGA
- a CDS encoding uncharacterized protein (similar to uniprot|O43137 Saccharomyces cerevisiae YBR085C-A Hypothetical ORF), whose amino-acid sequence MPYPSAQPRHPKMQAIYQQPGEVNQSSGSFLASAPVELLTVKGYEEFLDKQKKLRIDVSTVMSEDKSCAYVMKGNEVVATVAGEALEHLLELGA is encoded by the coding sequence ATGCCCTATCCATCAGCACAACCAAGACATCCAAAAATGCAAGCTATTTACCAACAACCAGGCGAAGTTAACCAATCTTCCGGATCATTCCTAGCATCTGCTCCTGTGGAGCTCTTGACCGTGAAGGGATACGAAGAGTTCCTCGACAAAcagaagaagctgcggATTGACGTTTCAACTGTGATGAGCGAGGACAAGAGCTGTGCCTACGTCATGAAGGGAAACGAAGTAGTTGCGACAGTTGCAGGGGAGGCATTGGAACACCTGCTAGAGCTAGGGGCTTGA